cacaaacaatcaataaaggatctctgatcTCTGagtttcctccacctgctgatcGTCTTCATCACACAGGAGACGAGTCTGAAGGTGACgctgcaggctaatgctaagctagctttGTCATCTTTCTTCGGGGTtggaaattaacaaaaacaatcgCAGGTCGCGCTCATTTCAGACAATTTTAAATGTAGAATTTCAAACGGTGACACCTTCAGGTCACTTTGTAGGACTTCTGAATTCACAGTATCGACCTCCACTTTAACTGCCATGCAGCAAAAAATATCAAAGCTGGCAACACTGGAAAACATAAATGGCTGAACTCAATGACAGAACACCGTGTCGCTCACTGAGCTGCTCGAGGGCACCTTGGAAACAGATACAGACTTTAATACCAGCTTGAGTTTCCAGCTGCAGCCTGAACAGTCGGTGATATTTCTGAACCTTTCAACAGCAGCACAGAACAGCCAGACACGTTCATGTGCTCGACTGATGAACGGGTGGAGGCAGGACGCTGTGCAAAGAAACACTAATATGATGAGCTCCAGCAGCTTCATGATGGAGGATGAATCTTCAACACCAGCAGCTCCAGACGCACATTCAGGTGATCACATCAGTGGTGTGTGTTTCTAACAGGCTCAGGATGACTGAACATCTCAAGTCACCATTATACCGTCCAGCATCACTGCCATTCACAATACTGTCCCCAGAATCATCAGAAAAGGTTCTTCAAGTTGCTCTAAACATTCTggaatttctttaaaaacaaaaaatcaccaGGATCAACTCAGTTCAACTTTAATCGTCCCCTCTCTAATATTTAGGATCTTCAGGTGGTTGAAATTATTCAGCATTTtataagaaaataacaaaatctaaataaaagtgtgaaaaagagaaaataatatgAGCGAAACATGATCAGATGAAACCAGGTGCAGGTCACTCACCTGTAGCGCGTCCGTCAGCGTCAGTTTGCGGTGTTTCATCAGGTAGGCGATGCAGACGGTGGCGGAGCGGCTGCGTCCGTTCTTGCAGTAGACGACGCTGCGCCCTCCGCGGTTCTCCTCCTTCTGGATGGCGTCGGCGCAGCGGTCGAAGTGGCTGTAGAGGTCCTCGACGGGGTCGTCGTAGACGGGGATCTGCAGCTTCTTGATGCCGGCGGAGGGAAACGGCTGCTGCTTGGACACGTTGATGCAGAGCGTCACCGCCTCCTGCTGGATGAGCTCGTCGCTGCAGGCTGAACGGGCGTTGC
The sequence above is drawn from the Sparus aurata chromosome 21, fSpaAur1.1, whole genome shotgun sequence genome and encodes:
- the LOC115572518 gene encoding dual specificity phosphatase 28-like, whose translation is MLQLCKVTRSLFISNARSACSDELIQQEAVTLCINVSKQQPFPSAGIKKLQIPVYDDPVEDLYSHFDRCADAIQKEENRGGRSVVYCKNGRSRSATVCIAYLMKHRKLTLTDALQKVKTARHVIDPNPGFMSQLQRYEQELKKRRRETD